A stretch of the Polynucleobacter tropicus genome encodes the following:
- a CDS encoding response regulator transcription factor → MRKRVMLVDDHPAMLMALKSMLQDQLVFEVVGQSQNGEECLRSIKDINPDMVILDLDMPKTDGFDVIRRIGIMYPDIRMLILSSMDEAVYGGRVRSLGGHGFVNKTAGADVILAACVAISQGYTFFTYGKNGNSSLTDSEKLAMISDRELQVMKYLGKGNTNQQISDLLHISNKTVATYKTRVFDKLGINNIADLILFCRMNNIIES, encoded by the coding sequence ATGAGAAAACGCGTGATGTTGGTAGATGACCATCCTGCAATGCTGATGGCTCTAAAAAGTATGTTGCAAGACCAGTTAGTATTTGAAGTCGTTGGGCAATCGCAGAATGGCGAGGAATGCCTTCGATCTATTAAAGATATCAATCCCGACATGGTGATTTTAGATCTGGACATGCCAAAGACGGATGGCTTTGATGTTATTCGCCGCATAGGAATCATGTATCCCGATATTCGTATGTTGATTTTGTCCAGCATGGATGAAGCGGTCTATGGCGGGCGCGTTCGATCGCTAGGCGGGCATGGCTTCGTTAACAAAACCGCCGGGGCAGATGTGATTCTGGCAGCCTGCGTCGCGATTTCCCAAGGCTATACATTTTTCACATATGGAAAAAATGGGAATAGCTCGTTAACCGACAGTGAAAAACTGGCGATGATCTCAGATCGAGAACTACAAGTCATGAAATATCTTGGCAAAGGAAATACCAATCAGCAGATCTCGGATTTACTACATATCAGCAATAAGACTGTAGCCACATACAAAACGCGCGTCTTTGACAAACTCGGCATTAACAATATTGCCGATTTAATTCTGTTCTGCAGAATGAATAACATCATCGAAAGCTAA
- a CDS encoding ATP-binding protein, with translation MHRFFVKAVFSCGLLLSGVAHATSISSAEQRWIDAHPIVHFSIHEKYAPYLLGGEDIGSHGVFHKILQKLSEHTQQEFRPKWRKTEQEGLKQLANGEVDFMIDPPPLNDEYLRFGSLSEAIFWGQDAILTKRNNGDGISSQAKLGYLDRGYENPPVITDPQTSPSNNPEKLLLSLLANDIEALVLPIRLAQHLLKYRTNQELQLDGIYQREPFAYRWLISHEDKPFHQLLDRFLTRLDPIESRHLFALEIYPSENIADPASTLGWFTSLVILMIGGTLIWGLYKKRLSQEQALASLNTSKEIAEKANAAKTSFLATMSHEIRTPMNAILGVQELLLSSKQFPTHEKSLLKSAHASAESLLGILNQVLDLAKIEAGKLTLNLEPCCLNSIIDNLDHAFSAVATKHNLILHTSKDPRIAEALMMDALRLRQALQNLLSNAIKFTNQGEIYFSISVLADDHAGQLIEFRIIDTGIGMGKEEIALALQPFEQIPGKSSNESGTGLGLTITNHLVSSMNSQLYFESAPGLGSNIHFSIAFPRTSIAASHTSYKEALVENAKKFISRNHPEQPLKALVVEDHPASRQIISLQLKALGIQVSVCDNADIALDEIYQNTFDLLITDQSIPGMQGSELAKRIREMGYNDLVIIGVTADIYALDSRHHFLSAGMNGVLIKPLSLLGLENELARYFSITTTTPPPQNNEEESLSFDAFASLIANDPKQISIILDEIKKVHDEALLKLSNPSIDEDELASLIHKVKGGALLLQATHFVKNCEVLEKEANFVKRLSTFKDLLLKQNRLIQRYQQNQIHI, from the coding sequence ATGCATCGATTCTTTGTTAAGGCAGTTTTCTCTTGCGGACTTCTTCTTAGCGGAGTTGCACACGCCACTTCAATCAGTTCGGCCGAGCAGCGTTGGATCGATGCACACCCAATTGTTCATTTCAGTATTCATGAGAAATATGCGCCCTACCTTTTAGGGGGCGAAGATATTGGCTCTCATGGCGTCTTTCATAAAATCCTCCAAAAACTCAGCGAACACACCCAACAAGAATTTCGTCCAAAGTGGCGAAAAACAGAACAAGAAGGCTTAAAACAATTAGCCAATGGAGAGGTGGATTTCATGATTGATCCACCGCCCCTGAATGATGAATACCTTCGCTTTGGCTCTTTGTCAGAAGCTATCTTCTGGGGTCAAGACGCCATTCTCACCAAAAGAAATAATGGAGATGGAATCAGCTCACAAGCAAAACTTGGCTATCTTGATCGTGGCTATGAGAATCCTCCCGTCATTACGGACCCACAAACCAGCCCATCAAATAATCCAGAGAAATTATTGTTGAGCTTACTAGCTAATGACATAGAAGCCTTAGTGCTTCCAATCCGTTTAGCTCAACATTTACTCAAATACCGAACCAATCAAGAGCTTCAATTAGATGGAATTTACCAGCGAGAGCCATTTGCCTATCGCTGGCTTATTTCTCATGAAGACAAACCCTTTCATCAACTCCTAGATCGTTTTCTAACTCGTCTTGATCCTATTGAATCTCGACATCTTTTCGCACTTGAAATATACCCCAGCGAAAATATTGCGGATCCAGCTAGCACACTAGGCTGGTTTACCAGCCTAGTGATTCTCATGATTGGCGGCACTCTAATATGGGGTCTATATAAAAAGCGATTATCCCAAGAGCAAGCTTTGGCAAGTCTCAACACCTCGAAAGAGATCGCAGAAAAAGCAAATGCCGCCAAAACTTCTTTTTTGGCAACGATGAGCCATGAGATTCGGACGCCAATGAATGCAATCTTAGGTGTACAAGAACTGTTGCTCAGTAGCAAGCAATTTCCTACGCATGAGAAATCATTATTAAAGAGTGCACATGCCTCTGCAGAGTCTTTGCTCGGAATTCTTAACCAGGTTCTTGACCTCGCAAAGATTGAGGCTGGCAAACTCACTCTGAACTTAGAACCTTGTTGCTTAAATAGCATCATCGACAACCTTGATCATGCCTTTTCAGCGGTTGCCACTAAGCACAATTTAATTCTTCACACTTCCAAGGACCCCAGAATCGCTGAGGCACTCATGATGGATGCCCTTCGTCTTCGTCAAGCCTTACAAAACCTTCTGAGCAACGCCATTAAATTTACCAATCAAGGTGAAATCTATTTCTCCATTAGCGTGCTAGCGGATGACCATGCAGGCCAATTAATTGAGTTCCGCATTATTGATACTGGCATTGGCATGGGAAAGGAAGAAATTGCGTTAGCCTTACAACCCTTTGAACAAATACCAGGCAAAAGCAGTAACGAGAGCGGAACCGGCCTGGGCCTCACTATTACCAATCACTTAGTGAGTTCAATGAACAGCCAGCTGTATTTTGAGAGCGCGCCAGGCTTAGGTAGCAATATTCACTTTTCAATTGCCTTCCCACGCACCAGCATTGCAGCCTCACATACTTCATATAAAGAAGCTCTGGTAGAAAATGCTAAGAAATTCATCTCCAGAAATCACCCCGAGCAACCCCTTAAAGCCTTGGTCGTGGAAGATCATCCTGCCAGCAGACAGATCATTTCCCTTCAACTTAAAGCTTTAGGAATTCAAGTATCTGTTTGTGACAACGCGGATATAGCTTTAGATGAGATTTATCAAAATACTTTTGATTTGCTGATTACAGATCAGTCTATTCCTGGCATGCAAGGGTCTGAATTGGCTAAACGTATACGAGAGATGGGATACAACGATCTAGTGATTATTGGTGTCACTGCGGATATTTACGCGCTGGATTCTCGTCATCACTTTTTATCGGCCGGAATGAATGGGGTTCTGATCAAACCGCTCAGCCTACTAGGCCTTGAAAATGAATTAGCGCGCTATTTTTCTATAACCACTACAACGCCACCACCCCAAAACAATGAAGAAGAAAGCTTATCATTTGATGCATTCGCTAGCCTGATTGCCAATGATCCAAAACAGATATCAATCATCCTAGATGAAATTAAAAAAGTACACGATGAAGCGCTTTTGAAATTAAGCAATCCATCAATCGATGAAGACGAACTTGCTAGCCTTATTCATAAGGTAAAGGGCGGAGCCCTTTTACTACAAGCGACTCATTTTGTTAAAAACTGCGAAGTCCTCGAAAAAGAAGCCAATTTTGTGAAGCGACTGAGTACTTTTAAAGATCTTCTACTGAAGCAAAATCGGCTTATTCAGCGCTATCAACAAAATCAAATACACATTTAG
- the dacB gene encoding D-alanyl-D-alanine carboxypeptidase/D-alanyl-D-alanine endopeptidase: MKTASRSIAQYVLAILVFGGCIYGSPANAQDNTDSRIPRAIVNSLERNQIPLSAISISVTKIEPGKPGKHQGKAIFGWRESEPMNPASTMKVLTTLAGLDILGPQYRWRTKIFTDGVIRQGTLQGNLYLQGSGDPKLIPEEFSRLMKDLQALGIQKIDGNLFFDRSAYAPSVMEHDTIDGESLRAYNVPPDPLLYAFRTLSFQISKSRTADFIDISYTPTLSQLKVTNQMQLVDRSCDNWRSNIRFNLDPETKSSTDQAITAQFSGSFPNACKGVNFNVVALDPNTFLTQGFAAAWELAGGAWVKPPVGKDGAVPLAARLLLQFEGIPLADDVQDINKYSNNVMARQLLLTLALEKMGKPATTTNGELVIQSWLKQNGLLFNGLVIENGSGLSRNEAISTEQMNQLLLKARNLPVGEVFYNSLPIAGTDGTMRNRLMIQLRKFLHLKKKPEVRMKTGSLADVRAISGYVVSKSGKMYAVSSFINHPNAWKGLEAHDQLLSWLLDDGPEPKHAR, encoded by the coding sequence ATGAAAACCGCATCTCGTTCAATAGCGCAATATGTATTAGCCATCCTAGTTTTTGGTGGATGTATTTATGGCTCACCTGCAAACGCTCAAGATAATACCGACAGCAGAATTCCTCGCGCTATTGTTAATAGTCTAGAGCGTAATCAAATTCCTCTGAGTGCAATAAGCATCTCCGTTACAAAAATTGAACCAGGAAAACCTGGAAAGCATCAGGGTAAAGCTATTTTTGGTTGGCGCGAATCCGAACCTATGAACCCTGCCTCAACCATGAAGGTGTTAACCACTTTAGCGGGTTTAGATATTCTCGGTCCACAGTATCGCTGGCGTACAAAAATATTTACGGATGGCGTGATTCGACAGGGTACCCTTCAAGGCAATCTCTATTTACAAGGCAGTGGAGATCCGAAACTAATCCCAGAAGAGTTTTCCAGGCTGATGAAGGATTTACAAGCCCTTGGTATTCAGAAAATTGATGGTAATTTATTTTTTGATCGTAGCGCTTATGCACCAAGTGTGATGGAACACGATACGATCGATGGCGAATCCTTAAGGGCCTACAACGTTCCCCCAGATCCATTGCTATATGCATTTAGAACTCTGTCTTTTCAGATTAGCAAATCGCGCACGGCTGACTTTATTGACATTAGCTACACGCCGACCCTTTCTCAACTTAAAGTTACCAATCAAATGCAACTGGTTGATCGGTCCTGCGATAACTGGAGAAGCAATATTCGCTTTAACCTAGACCCAGAAACTAAATCCAGTACCGATCAAGCCATCACCGCACAATTTTCAGGATCTTTTCCAAATGCATGTAAGGGCGTTAATTTCAATGTTGTAGCGCTAGACCCCAACACCTTCTTGACGCAAGGTTTTGCTGCGGCCTGGGAGCTTGCTGGTGGTGCTTGGGTAAAACCCCCTGTTGGCAAAGATGGCGCCGTTCCTCTGGCAGCTAGACTCTTATTGCAGTTTGAAGGAATCCCTCTTGCTGATGATGTTCAAGATATTAACAAGTACTCTAATAATGTCATGGCGCGCCAATTGCTATTAACTTTGGCATTAGAAAAAATGGGTAAACCTGCCACTACTACTAATGGAGAGTTAGTTATTCAAAGCTGGCTTAAACAAAATGGTCTTCTATTCAATGGACTCGTGATCGAGAATGGATCAGGTCTTTCTCGAAATGAAGCAATTTCTACTGAGCAAATGAATCAGCTCTTACTGAAAGCGCGAAACCTACCTGTTGGCGAAGTGTTCTACAACAGCCTTCCCATTGCTGGCACCGATGGAACAATGCGCAATCGTTTAATGATTCAACTACGAAAATTTTTACATCTAAAGAAAAAACCTGAAGTCAGAATGAAGACAGGTTCACTAGCAGATGTTCGAGCTATCTCAGGGTATGTGGTGAGCAAATCCGGAAAAATGTATGCCGTTAGCTCGTTTATCAATCACCCAAACGCTTGGAAAGGGCTAGAAGCCCACGATCAGTTGCTATCGTGGCTACTTGATGATGGCCCTGAACCAAAGCACGCACGCTGA
- a CDS encoding L-threonylcarbamoyladenylate synthase, with product MFGVTSGDSSPQSLVINEAAQALRDGRLVAFPTETVYGLGADASNPSSVQKVFTTKGRPSNHPLIVHVAAPERLGHEQLDWVSVLAPWARDIPEDALKLMNAFWPGPLTLVFKKDKHVLNEITGGQDTVAIRSPAHPIAQELLRQFQGGVVAPSANRFGKVSPTSAADVRNEFEGDTDLLVIDGGDCEVGIESTIVDVSSGDRVALLRPGVITPKEMLAKTGVRVYRLGEAIDPNAHFESLPRVSGGLKAHYAPTTPLRLYAPGRVLDALTEFPDTKSRVAVAVWDSESSLGDDGHPSAQFEEVEVPSDSAAFASRLYRTLRDLDEQGWDLILFPEPPAGEEWDGVRDRLQRACFGSGPSSSSHDSN from the coding sequence ATGTTTGGGGTTACATCTGGTGATTCATCGCCACAATCGTTAGTGATCAATGAAGCTGCTCAGGCCTTGCGTGATGGGCGCTTGGTTGCCTTTCCAACTGAAACAGTATATGGCTTAGGTGCTGATGCCAGCAATCCCAGTTCGGTTCAAAAAGTATTTACGACAAAAGGTCGGCCATCCAATCACCCTTTGATAGTTCATGTTGCCGCCCCTGAACGGTTGGGACATGAGCAACTTGATTGGGTGTCAGTTTTAGCGCCGTGGGCAAGAGATATCCCCGAGGATGCTCTCAAGCTGATGAATGCCTTTTGGCCTGGCCCATTAACCTTGGTCTTTAAAAAAGATAAGCATGTGCTCAATGAAATTACTGGCGGCCAAGATACGGTTGCCATTCGATCTCCCGCGCATCCAATCGCTCAAGAGCTATTACGCCAATTCCAAGGGGGGGTTGTTGCTCCTTCGGCTAATCGATTTGGCAAAGTTTCCCCAACAAGCGCTGCAGACGTTCGGAATGAATTTGAAGGCGATACAGATTTATTGGTAATTGATGGCGGTGATTGCGAAGTTGGTATTGAGTCAACGATTGTGGATGTATCAAGTGGTGATCGCGTAGCGCTTCTGCGTCCGGGCGTGATTACCCCGAAAGAAATGCTGGCTAAAACAGGCGTGCGAGTTTATAGGCTTGGAGAGGCAATCGATCCAAATGCCCACTTCGAATCTTTGCCAAGAGTTTCTGGTGGCTTAAAAGCCCATTACGCACCTACAACCCCATTGCGCTTGTATGCTCCTGGCCGCGTACTCGATGCCTTAACTGAATTCCCGGACACGAAGTCTCGCGTTGCTGTTGCGGTTTGGGATTCCGAATCTTCCTTAGGAGATGATGGACATCCATCAGCGCAGTTTGAGGAGGTTGAGGTTCCCAGTGATAGCGCTGCTTTTGCAAGTCGTCTATATCGTACGCTTAGAGATTTGGATGAGCAGGGGTGGGACCTTATATTATTTCCAGAACCCCCTGCAGGTGAAGAATGGGATGGGGTGAGAGATCGCCTTCAGCGTGCGTGCTTTGGTTCAGGGCCATCATCAAGTAGCCACGATAGCAACTGA
- a CDS encoding 5-(carboxyamino)imidazole ribonucleotide synthase yields MANCMEPILPGSYLGILGGGQLGRMFTQAAQAMGYKVCVLDPGSDSPAGSIAEKFIQADYTDSSALKEMAALCAAVSTEFENVPAQALDELESLGVFVAPRSSCVSLAQNRIAEKNFLATWKSETNIGPAPHFVIEHDADIAHVPKDLFPGILKTARMGYDGKGQITVHTSEQLTDAWAELGKVPCVLEKRMELDFEVSALVVRGYDDSVVAYPVSQNVHRDGILHTSTVPAPSLKPAQEKKIIDAAKALIRKIDYVGVLCVEFFVLKNGDIVANEIAPRPHNSGHYTMDACVSSQFEQQVRAMARLPLGDTRQLAPVSMLNLLGDLWFNGNEDQAKEPAWNKVLAHPDAKLHLYGKSAPRMGRKMGHINCLGEALNEARQNCGAVATELGIEP; encoded by the coding sequence ATGGCAAATTGTATGGAACCCATTTTGCCGGGTTCGTATTTAGGGATACTCGGTGGTGGTCAGTTAGGGCGTATGTTTACGCAAGCTGCCCAAGCTATGGGTTACAAAGTTTGTGTACTCGATCCTGGGTCTGATAGCCCCGCTGGTTCAATCGCAGAGAAATTCATTCAAGCTGATTACACAGACTCTAGCGCCTTAAAAGAGATGGCGGCTTTGTGCGCGGCTGTCAGTACTGAATTTGAAAATGTTCCTGCTCAAGCACTTGATGAGCTAGAGTCTTTAGGGGTCTTTGTAGCACCACGCAGCAGTTGTGTTTCATTGGCGCAAAATCGCATTGCCGAAAAGAATTTCTTGGCTACCTGGAAATCTGAGACCAATATTGGCCCGGCACCTCATTTTGTAATTGAGCATGATGCTGATATTGCTCATGTACCCAAAGATTTATTCCCTGGAATTCTGAAAACGGCACGCATGGGTTATGACGGCAAAGGTCAAATCACCGTTCATACCTCAGAACAATTAACGGATGCTTGGGCAGAGTTAGGTAAAGTTCCTTGCGTGTTAGAAAAGCGCATGGAATTGGATTTCGAGGTCTCCGCTTTGGTGGTGCGAGGCTATGATGATTCAGTAGTCGCTTATCCAGTTTCACAAAACGTCCATCGTGATGGAATTTTGCATACATCAACAGTGCCTGCGCCTTCTTTAAAGCCGGCGCAAGAGAAAAAAATTATTGATGCCGCCAAAGCGCTGATACGCAAGATTGATTACGTTGGCGTGTTGTGCGTCGAATTCTTTGTTTTAAAGAATGGTGATATTGTTGCCAACGAAATTGCTCCTAGACCACATAACTCGGGGCACTACACCATGGATGCTTGTGTGAGCAGTCAGTTTGAGCAGCAGGTTAGAGCAATGGCAAGGCTGCCATTGGGTGATACTCGACAGTTAGCCCCAGTCTCAATGCTAAATCTCTTAGGCGATCTTTGGTTTAACGGCAATGAAGATCAAGCAAAAGAGCCGGCATGGAATAAAGTGCTTGCACATCCTGATGCGAAGTTGCATCTCTATGGAAAATCTGCTCCCCGCATGGGCAGAAAAATGGGACACATCAATTGTTTGGGCGAAGCATTAAACGAGGCTCGTCAAAATTGTGGTGCTGTAGCTACTGAGCTAGGAATAGAACCCTAG
- the purE gene encoding 5-(carboxyamino)imidazole ribonucleotide mutase, producing the protein MSKKPVVGIVMGSNSDWDTMQHAAQMLEQFGVVHEAKVLSAHRMPDDMFQYAENAQKNGLQAIIAGAGGAAHLPGMLASKTIVPVYGVPVASKYLRGEDSLYSIVQMPKGIPVATFAIGEAGAANAALHVIAGLALHDANLAKRLEEFRVKQSDAARSMNLPGYN; encoded by the coding sequence ATGAGTAAGAAGCCAGTTGTCGGAATCGTGATGGGGTCCAATTCAGATTGGGATACTATGCAGCACGCCGCTCAAATGCTTGAGCAGTTTGGTGTAGTTCACGAAGCTAAGGTGTTGTCAGCCCATCGCATGCCAGATGATATGTTTCAGTATGCAGAGAACGCCCAGAAGAATGGTTTGCAAGCCATTATTGCTGGTGCAGGTGGCGCTGCTCACTTACCAGGTATGTTGGCATCCAAGACGATTGTTCCTGTGTATGGCGTTCCTGTTGCTAGTAAGTATTTGCGCGGCGAAGATTCTTTATATTCAATTGTGCAAATGCCTAAAGGGATTCCTGTTGCCACCTTTGCCATTGGCGAGGCTGGCGCTGCAAATGCAGCTTTGCATGTGATTGCAGGTTTGGCTTTGCATGATGCCAACTTGGCAAAACGCCTGGAAGAGTTTCGCGTTAAACAATCCGATGCAGCACGCTCAATGAATTTGCCAGGGTATAACTAG
- a CDS encoding phosphoribosylaminoimidazolesuccinocarboxamide synthase produces MPALYATSIKSLPLLSKGKVRDVYALGDDKLLMITTDRLSAFDVVMGEPIPEKGIVLNQMANFWFDKLGKVIPNHLTGIDPETVVTPDEADQVKGRAVVAKRLKPILVEAVVRGYLAGSGWKDYKETGKVCGIALPAGLENAQKLPEPIFTPAAKAEVGEHDENISFEKVVELIGEKLANQIRDISIRLYKEASEYAATRGIIIADTKFEFGLDDAGQLVLMDEILTADSSRFWPAETYYVGSNPPSYDKQFVRDWLETAQVNGKLWPKTAPAPQLPADVIEKTAEKYREALTRLTQGS; encoded by the coding sequence ATGCCTGCTCTCTACGCTACTTCTATCAAGTCCTTGCCTCTCCTCTCCAAGGGAAAGGTGCGTGATGTATATGCGCTCGGCGACGATAAATTATTAATGATTACTACTGATCGCTTATCGGCATTTGATGTGGTCATGGGCGAGCCCATTCCTGAGAAGGGTATTGTCCTGAATCAGATGGCCAATTTCTGGTTTGATAAGTTGGGCAAGGTAATTCCCAATCATTTAACCGGAATCGATCCTGAAACTGTTGTTACGCCTGACGAAGCAGATCAAGTTAAGGGTCGTGCTGTTGTTGCTAAGCGCTTAAAGCCAATTTTAGTTGAAGCGGTTGTGCGTGGATATCTTGCCGGTAGTGGCTGGAAGGATTACAAAGAGACTGGCAAGGTGTGCGGAATTGCATTACCTGCTGGTTTGGAAAATGCTCAAAAATTGCCAGAACCAATCTTCACTCCTGCCGCAAAAGCAGAGGTGGGTGAGCATGATGAAAATATTTCATTTGAAAAAGTGGTTGAGCTGATTGGCGAAAAATTAGCAAACCAAATTCGCGATATCAGTATTCGTTTGTATAAAGAAGCTTCTGAATATGCAGCAACACGTGGCATCATCATTGCAGATACCAAGTTTGAGTTTGGTCTAGATGATGCAGGGCAATTGGTCCTGATGGATGAGATTCTGACTGCAGACTCTTCTCGTTTTTGGCCTGCTGAAACCTATTATGTAGGTTCAAACCCACCGTCTTATGACAAGCAATTTGTACGCGATTGGTTAGAAACTGCCCAAGTAAACGGTAAGTTATGGCCAAAGACAGCGCCCGCTCCTCAGCTACCTGCTGATGTGATTGAAAAGACCGCTGAAAAGTATCGTGAAGCGCTTACTCGCTTAACCCAAGGATCTTAG
- the fba gene encoding class II fructose-bisphosphate aldolase (catalyzes the reversible aldol condensation of dihydroxyacetonephosphate and glyceraldehyde 3-phosphate in the Calvin cycle, glycolysis, and/or gluconeogenesis), translating into MALVSLRQLLDHAAENGYGLPAFNVNNLEQVTAIMEAANEADSPVIMQASAGARKYAGEAFLRHLISAAVEAYPHIPVVMHQDHGQSPAVCMAAIKSGFTSVMMDGSLEADGKSVASYEYNVDVSKEVVKFSHSIGVTVEAELGVLGSLETMKGDKEDGHGADGVMTREQLLTDVEQAADFVKATQCDALAIAIGTSHGAYKFTKKPTGDILAIDRIKEIHARIPNTHLVMHGSSSVPQELLAEIREFGGDMKETYGVPVEEIQEGIKNGVRKINIDTDIRLAMTGAIRRYLFENPSKFDPRDYLKPAREAAKKVCIARFQAFGSAGQASKIKPIPLEKMAELYKSGKLAQIVK; encoded by the coding sequence ATGGCTTTAGTATCTTTACGACAACTTTTGGATCATGCTGCTGAAAACGGCTATGGCTTGCCAGCATTTAACGTTAACAACTTAGAGCAAGTGACTGCAATTATGGAAGCTGCTAACGAAGCAGATTCTCCAGTCATCATGCAGGCATCTGCAGGTGCCCGTAAATATGCTGGTGAGGCATTCTTGCGTCATTTGATTTCAGCGGCGGTTGAGGCCTATCCACATATCCCTGTCGTAATGCATCAAGATCATGGCCAAAGTCCAGCAGTTTGTATGGCAGCGATTAAGAGTGGCTTTACTAGTGTGATGATGGATGGGTCGCTAGAGGCTGATGGAAAGTCAGTGGCTAGCTATGAATACAACGTGGATGTTTCTAAAGAAGTTGTTAAGTTTTCTCACTCCATTGGCGTGACGGTTGAAGCAGAGCTCGGAGTCTTGGGCTCATTGGAGACTATGAAGGGGGATAAAGAAGATGGTCATGGTGCTGATGGGGTTATGACGCGAGAGCAGTTGCTTACGGATGTTGAGCAGGCTGCTGACTTTGTTAAGGCTACTCAGTGCGATGCTTTAGCAATCGCTATCGGCACTAGCCATGGCGCATACAAGTTCACCAAAAAACCTACTGGCGATATTTTGGCAATTGACCGTATTAAAGAAATTCATGCTCGTATACCGAATACACATTTGGTGATGCATGGTTCTTCTAGCGTTCCTCAAGAGCTGCTCGCAGAGATTCGTGAGTTTGGCGGTGATATGAAGGAAACCTATGGCGTGCCAGTTGAAGAGATTCAAGAGGGCATTAAAAATGGCGTTCGCAAAATTAATATTGATACCGATATTCGTTTGGCAATGACTGGCGCGATTCGTCGTTACCTATTTGAGAACCCAAGCAAGTTTGACCCACGTGATTATTTGAAGCCAGCCCGCGAAGCTGCTAAGAAAGTATGCATCGCTCGCTTCCAAGCTTTTGGTTCTGCCGGCCAAGCATCTAAGATTAAGCCTATTCCATTGGAAAAGATGGCCGAGTTATACAAGAGTGGTAAGTTAGCTCAGATTGTGAAGTGA